From the genome of Miscanthus floridulus cultivar M001 chromosome 10, ASM1932011v1, whole genome shotgun sequence, one region includes:
- the LOC136486223 gene encoding protein ZINC INDUCED FACILITATOR-LIKE 1-like isoform X2: protein MGEESPASPLPPAPAAKVYYDGCPGCAMDRKKETHAGVPYKELLFVATTTFASALPITSLFPFLYFMIKDLHVAPREEDIGFYAGFLGAAYMIGRGVASVFWGVAADRVGRKPVLAFSVFSVIVFNTLFGLSVKYWMAIATRFLLGALNGFLAPVKAYSIEVCPPDQQALGISVVSTAWGMGVIIGPAIGGYLAQPVKQYPHLFHENSVFGRFPYLLPCLCISFLATLVLISCVWLPETLHKHKGLERAVEMVEGTTTQESAEPPKKSLLRNWPLMSSIISYCVFSLHDTAYSEIFSLWTVSDRKYGGLSFASKDVGQVLTVAGASLLVYQIFAYRWIDRVLGPINSTRVSSALSIPIIAAYPFMTHLSGIRLDVPLYIAAMLKSVFAITRTTGTSLLQNNAVISNCYQC from the exons ATGGGGGAGGAGTCGCCGGCATCGCCGTTGccaccggcgccggcggcgaaGGTGTACTACGACGGGTGCCCCGGCTGCGCCATGGACCGGAAGAAGGAGACCCACGCCGGCGTCCCCTACAAGGAGCTGCTCTTCGTCGCCACCACAACCTTCGCCTCCG CTCTGCCAATCACGTCCCTgttccccttcctctacttcatg ATAAAGGACCTGCACGTCGCTCCGAGGGAGGAAGACATTGGATTCTACGCTGGTTTCCTCG GTGCGGCATATATGATCGGCAGAGGTGTCGCGTCGGTCTTCTGGGGTGTGGCAGCGGATCGTGTTGGCCGAAAGCCTGTCCTCGCGTTCTCTGTCTTCTCGGT CATTGTGTTCAACACTCTGTTTGGACTGAGTGTCAAGTACTGGATGGCGATTGCCACAAGGTTCCTTCTTGGTGCACTCAACGGCTTCCTTGCACCAGTAAAG GCCTACTCCATTGAAGTTTGCCCACCTGACCAACAGGCCTTGGGTATATCAGTT GTCAGCACAGCATGGGGAATGGGTGTTATAATTGGCCCGGCAATTGGGGGCTATCTAGCACAG CCTGTCAAACAATACCCACATCTGTTTCATGAGAATTCAGTGTTCGGAAG GTTCCCATATTTATTGCCATGTCTATGTATATCATTTTTGGCTACCTTGGTTCTCATAAGCTGTGTATGGCTCCCG GAGACCCTACATAAGCACAAAGGCCTTGAGAGAGCAGTTGAAATGGTAGAAGGTACTACAACTCAAGAAAGTGCAGAGCCACCTAAGAAGAGCTTACTCAGAAACTGGCCACTGATGTCCTCCATTATATCATACTGTGTCTTCTCCCTTCACGACACCGCATATTCTGAG ATATTTTCTCTGTGGACCGTGAGTGACAGAAAATATGGCGGGCTTAGCTTTGCATCTAAAGATGTGGGTCAAGTTCTTACGGTTGCAG GTGCCAGTCTTCTAGTatatcaaatctttgcttaccgTTGGATCGATAGAGTCCTTGGTCCAATCAATTCAACCCGAGTTTCATCG GCACTATCTATACCAATAATTGCTGCTTATCCCTTCATGACACACTTGTCAGGAATAAGACTTGATGTGCCTCTCTATATCGCAGCAATGCTCAAAAGCGTTTTCGCA ATCACTAGAACTACTGGCACTTCGCTCCTGCAAAACAATGCTGTG ATCAGTAATTGTTATCAGTGCTGA
- the LOC136486223 gene encoding protein ZINC INDUCED FACILITATOR-LIKE 1-like isoform X1 codes for MGEESPASPLPPAPAAKVYYDGCPGCAMDRKKETHAGVPYKELLFVATTTFASALPITSLFPFLYFMIKDLHVAPREEDIGFYAGFLGAAYMIGRGVASVFWGVAADRVGRKPVLAFSVFSVIVFNTLFGLSVKYWMAIATRFLLGALNGFLAPVKAYSIEVCPPDQQALGISVVSTAWGMGVIIGPAIGGYLAQPVKQYPHLFHENSVFGRFPYLLPCLCISFLATLVLISCVWLPETLHKHKGLERAVEMVEGTTTQESAEPPKKSLLRNWPLMSSIISYCVFSLHDTAYSEIFSLWTVSDRKYGGLSFASKDVGQVLTVAGASLLVYQIFAYRWIDRVLGPINSTRVSSALSIPIIAAYPFMTHLSGIRLDVPLYIAAMLKSVFAITRTTGTSLLQNNAVPQEQRGAANGIATTAMSLSKAFAPAGAGILFSWAQKRQHAAFFPGDQMVFLLLNLTEVIGLVLTFKPFLAVPQQYKQ; via the exons ATGGGGGAGGAGTCGCCGGCATCGCCGTTGccaccggcgccggcggcgaaGGTGTACTACGACGGGTGCCCCGGCTGCGCCATGGACCGGAAGAAGGAGACCCACGCCGGCGTCCCCTACAAGGAGCTGCTCTTCGTCGCCACCACAACCTTCGCCTCCG CTCTGCCAATCACGTCCCTgttccccttcctctacttcatg ATAAAGGACCTGCACGTCGCTCCGAGGGAGGAAGACATTGGATTCTACGCTGGTTTCCTCG GTGCGGCATATATGATCGGCAGAGGTGTCGCGTCGGTCTTCTGGGGTGTGGCAGCGGATCGTGTTGGCCGAAAGCCTGTCCTCGCGTTCTCTGTCTTCTCGGT CATTGTGTTCAACACTCTGTTTGGACTGAGTGTCAAGTACTGGATGGCGATTGCCACAAGGTTCCTTCTTGGTGCACTCAACGGCTTCCTTGCACCAGTAAAG GCCTACTCCATTGAAGTTTGCCCACCTGACCAACAGGCCTTGGGTATATCAGTT GTCAGCACAGCATGGGGAATGGGTGTTATAATTGGCCCGGCAATTGGGGGCTATCTAGCACAG CCTGTCAAACAATACCCACATCTGTTTCATGAGAATTCAGTGTTCGGAAG GTTCCCATATTTATTGCCATGTCTATGTATATCATTTTTGGCTACCTTGGTTCTCATAAGCTGTGTATGGCTCCCG GAGACCCTACATAAGCACAAAGGCCTTGAGAGAGCAGTTGAAATGGTAGAAGGTACTACAACTCAAGAAAGTGCAGAGCCACCTAAGAAGAGCTTACTCAGAAACTGGCCACTGATGTCCTCCATTATATCATACTGTGTCTTCTCCCTTCACGACACCGCATATTCTGAG ATATTTTCTCTGTGGACCGTGAGTGACAGAAAATATGGCGGGCTTAGCTTTGCATCTAAAGATGTGGGTCAAGTTCTTACGGTTGCAG GTGCCAGTCTTCTAGTatatcaaatctttgcttaccgTTGGATCGATAGAGTCCTTGGTCCAATCAATTCAACCCGAGTTTCATCG GCACTATCTATACCAATAATTGCTGCTTATCCCTTCATGACACACTTGTCAGGAATAAGACTTGATGTGCCTCTCTATATCGCAGCAATGCTCAAAAGCGTTTTCGCA ATCACTAGAACTACTGGCACTTCGCTCCTGCAAAACAATGCTGTG CCTCAAGAACAAAGGGGCGCTGCAAACGGGATAGCTACAACGGCAATGTCTCTGTCCAAGGCGTTCGCTCCAGCTGGAGCAGGCATCTT GTTCTCATGGGCACAAAAGCGTCAGCATGCCGCATTCTTTCCAG gCGACCAGATGGTGTTTCTGCTCCTGAATCTGACAGAGGTCATCGGGCTGGTGCTCACCTTCAAGCCTTTCCTTGCAGTTCCGCAGCAGTATAAACAATGA